A section of the Clostridium sp. TW13 genome encodes:
- a CDS encoding PAS domain-containing sensor histidine kinase — MREKNIYLWVGIIIFIMMTIFLAIFLDPIDASGTGKGVYLCNIYIILSIIVAVANLTYYLYKKDVFILAIAIRFSLAAGLYFFSVMNYYFSESGLLIIEGIPHMSEMGVISNVSIALLIIYVSIHRKVEFKLDTTKSASLLLAAAFLGALMLEGENYIIYHFISGKNTVLICTLISLIIIALNLIILFLLYSDYKRSKSIYLYVLVISYLFLIIGEMLKMICSEGMTNIAFLGDLYKIASYALPLVGMCMEFINNMKVLHSKIEEEKEYQSKLFKYFSIIQESSNIVAIINEVGEPEYLNPVTRRALGICGALNDNGEPDLDKLNIVTIEGLNYRQLIERATKEKEFFTRISMEVGDEIKYLTVNIYPIEDKIYGKTNYALIMNDETDTVLLTESLLKGEKKFRNITNNIFDLICQLDYKGNIKYCSPSYTAVFGGIYEYYQNIPWVHNVLEEDVEMVLDDINKCLNCRKTITNECRMVIDNWSKSEVIWVEYLISPLTDDEKRGAMISARDITRRKLAEEERERDSKKLQEALQYDELRTEFFSNISHELRTPINVIFSIVQVVDLENQNNNNCYGKYNNVLKQNCYRLLRLINNLIDITKIDAGYLKLTIGKYDIIKLVEDITQSVVAYATTKNIELLFDTEEEELEIYCDPDKIERIVLNLLSNAIKFTPSGGNILVYMSREADDVILKVKDSGIGIPEDMLDVVFERFRQVDKSLTRQNEGSGIGLSLLKSLVELHGGTVSVTSELNNGSEFIVRLPINYNKQFCEEDRVIDRSKNNIETINIEFSDIYDVL; from the coding sequence ATGAGAGAGAAAAATATTTATCTATGGGTAGGAATAATTATTTTTATAATGATGACTATATTCCTAGCTATATTCTTAGATCCTATAGATGCATCAGGAACTGGTAAGGGAGTTTATTTGTGCAATATATATATTATTTTATCAATAATTGTAGCAGTAGCAAATTTAACTTATTATCTATATAAAAAGGATGTTTTTATACTAGCAATAGCAATAAGATTTTCACTAGCAGCAGGATTATATTTTTTTTCAGTGATGAACTATTATTTTTCTGAATCCGGACTACTTATTATTGAAGGGATACCTCATATGAGTGAGATGGGAGTTATAAGTAATGTTAGTATAGCTCTCTTAATTATATACGTAAGTATACATAGAAAAGTTGAATTTAAGTTAGATACCACTAAATCAGCAAGTTTATTATTGGCTGCAGCATTTTTGGGAGCTTTAATGCTTGAGGGTGAAAATTATATAATATATCATTTTATTAGTGGAAAAAATACAGTACTTATTTGTACATTAATTAGCTTGATTATTATCGCTTTGAATCTAATAATTTTATTTCTATTATATTCTGACTATAAAAGAAGCAAAAGCATTTATTTATATGTATTAGTTATTAGCTACTTATTTCTTATTATTGGAGAAATGTTAAAGATGATTTGTAGTGAGGGCATGACTAATATAGCATTTTTAGGTGATTTGTATAAGATAGCCTCTTATGCCTTGCCTTTAGTTGGAATGTGTATGGAATTTATAAATAATATGAAAGTACTACATTCCAAAATTGAAGAAGAAAAGGAATATCAGAGTAAATTATTTAAGTATTTTAGCATAATACAAGAATCTAGCAATATAGTAGCAATAATAAATGAAGTAGGAGAACCAGAATATTTAAATCCAGTAACAAGAAGAGCTTTAGGTATTTGCGGCGCGCTAAATGATAATGGTGAACCTGATTTAGATAAATTAAATATTGTTACAATAGAAGGATTAAATTATAGACAACTTATAGAAAGAGCTACTAAAGAAAAAGAATTCTTTACAAGGATTAGCATGGAAGTAGGAGATGAGATAAAATATTTAACTGTGAATATTTATCCTATAGAAGATAAAATTTATGGAAAAACAAATTATGCGTTAATAATGAATGATGAAACAGATACAGTTTTATTAACAGAAAGTTTGCTTAAGGGTGAAAAGAAATTTAGAAATATTACAAATAATATTTTTGATTTAATTTGTCAGCTAGATTATAAGGGAAATATAAAATATTGTTCACCATCATATACAGCAGTGTTTGGAGGAATATATGAATACTATCAAAATATCCCTTGGGTACACAATGTACTAGAAGAAGATGTTGAGATGGTTCTTGATGATATAAATAAGTGTCTAAATTGTAGGAAAACTATAACAAATGAATGCAGAATGGTAATTGACAATTGGAGTAAAAGTGAAGTTATATGGGTGGAATATCTTATTAGCCCTCTTACAGATGATGAAAAAAGAGGGGCTATGATAAGTGCTAGAGATATTACAAGGCGAAAGTTAGCAGAAGAAGAAAGGGAACGAGACTCTAAGAAGTTGCAGGAAGCATTACAATATGATGAACTTAGAACAGAATTTTTCTCGAATATTTCTCATGAACTAAGAACTCCTATAAATGTAATTTTTTCGATTGTACAAGTCGTAGATCTTGAAAATCAAAATAATAATAATTGTTATGGTAAATACAATAATGTGTTAAAACAAAATTGTTATAGATTGTTAAGATTAATAAATAACTTAATTGATATTACAAAAATCGATGCAGGCTATTTAAAATTGACTATAGGAAAATATGATATTATCAAGTTGGTTGAAGATATAACTCAATCAGTAGTGGCTTATGCGACAACTAAAAATATTGAATTACTATTTGATACTGAAGAAGAGGAACTTGAGATATATTGTGATCCTGATAAAATAGAAAGAATAGTTTTAAATTTACTATCTAATGCAATAAAATTTACTCCAAGTGGGGGAAATATACTTGTTTATATGAGTAGAGAAGCAGATGATGTAATATTAAAGGTTAAAGATAGTGGAATAGGTATACCAGAAGATATGCTTGATGTAGTTTTTGAAAGATTTAGACAAGTAGATAAATCTTTGACTAGACAAAATGAAGGTAGTGGCATAGGGTTATCATTACTAAAGTCATTAGTTGAATTACATGGTGGTACTGTAAGTGTAACCAGTGAATTAAATAATGGAAGTGAATTTATAGTAAGGTTGCCTATAAACTATAATAAACAATTTTGTGAAGAGGATAGAGTAATCGATAGATCAAAGAATAATATTGAAACTATAAATATTGAGTTTTCTGATATATATGATGTTTTATAA
- the nth gene encoding endonuclease III — translation MKQKTKFILEELKKMYPDARCELNFNTPFQLLVATVLSAQTTDKKVNEVTKELFKSYPDVDSFLTLSREELEEKIKVIGLYRNKSKNLLLLAQKLKDDYNGEVPCSMEGITSLPGAGRKTANVVMSNAFNIPAIAVDTHVFRVTNRLGLAKSDKVYEVEMQLQKQIDKDQWTLAHHLFIFHGRACCIARNPKCDKCNLKECCDYYKLKK, via the coding sequence ATGAAGCAAAAGACAAAATTTATTTTAGAAGAGCTTAAAAAGATGTATCCAGATGCTAGATGTGAATTAAATTTCAATACACCATTTCAACTTTTAGTAGCCACAGTTTTATCAGCTCAGACTACTGATAAAAAGGTTAATGAAGTCACAAAAGAATTATTTAAAAGCTATCCAGATGTGGATAGTTTTTTGACTCTATCTAGGGAAGAGTTAGAAGAAAAGATAAAGGTAATAGGATTATATAGGAATAAGTCAAAAAATTTATTGCTTTTAGCTCAGAAACTAAAAGATGATTATAATGGTGAGGTTCCTTGCAGCATGGAAGGAATAACTTCATTACCTGGTGCAGGAAGAAAAACAGCTAATGTAGTAATGTCAAATGCTTTTAATATACCTGCAATCGCGGTAGATACTCATGTGTTCAGAGTAACAAATAGATTGGGTCTAGCAAAATCAGATAAAGTTTATGAAGTGGAAATGCAGCTTCAAAAGCAGATAGATAAGGATCAATGGACATTAGCACATCATTTATTTATTTTTCATGGAAGGGCTTGTTGTATTGCAAGAAACCCAAAATGCGACAAATGCAATTTAAAAGAATGCTGTGATTATTATAAATTGAAAAAATAA
- a CDS encoding response regulator transcription factor, producing MSNEKQRILIIDDEKEIRDLINIYLKGEGFETILAEDGEQALEILKNTRVDLMILDIMMPKIDGIEVCMKVREERNTPIIMLSAKAEDMDKILGLTTGADDYVTKPFNPLELVARVKSQLRRYTSLNNAGMTVNKEESISGKDVLIVDDLKINIENHQVFIGDMEKKLTPTEFEILALLAQNRGKVFSIQNIYESVWNEEFMESDNTVMVHIRKIREKLEANPRKPQYIKTVWGVGYKIDK from the coding sequence ATGTCTAATGAAAAGCAGAGAATTTTGATCATTGATGACGAAAAAGAAATTAGAGATTTAATTAATATATATTTAAAAGGTGAAGGGTTTGAAACCATTTTAGCAGAAGATGGTGAGCAAGCTTTAGAAATACTTAAGAATACTAGGGTTGATCTTATGATTTTAGATATAATGATGCCTAAAATAGATGGAATAGAAGTTTGTATGAAGGTAAGGGAAGAAAGAAATACTCCTATAATAATGCTTTCAGCAAAGGCAGAAGATATGGACAAAATATTGGGTTTAACTACAGGAGCTGATGATTATGTAACTAAGCCTTTTAATCCATTAGAACTGGTTGCTAGAGTAAAGTCTCAACTTAGAAGATATACCAGCTTAAATAATGCTGGTATGACTGTAAATAAGGAGGAGAGCATATCTGGAAAAGATGTTTTGATTGTAGATGACTTGAAAATTAATATTGAAAATCATCAAGTATTTATTGGTGATATGGAGAAAAAGTTAACCCCAACAGAATTTGAAATATTAGCATTACTAGCTCAAAACAGAGGAAAAGTATTCTCGATTCAAAATATATATGAGAGTGTATGGAATGAAGAATTTATGGAATCAGATAATACAGTAATGGTTCATATAAGAAAGATAAGAGAAAAATTAGAAGCTAATCCTAGAAAGCCTCAATATATTAAAACTGTTTGGGGGGTAGGATACAAAATTGATAAATAA
- a CDS encoding D-alanine--D-alanine ligase, with protein sequence MKIGVIMGGISSEREISLQSGKAVVDSLDKNKYEIVAIDIRNKEELVEKVKGIDFAFLALHGRFGEDGTVQSVLETMGIPYSGCNPLSSGVCMDKDMTKKVLKACGIRTAKWFTVSAVDEIDFDMIESFGYPVVVKPNSGGSSVATFILRNKEEIKDAVREGLKWDNEVMIEQYIKGDEITCPIMDNKLFPVLAIKPKSDFFDFTSKYADGGADEFIVELEPKLHKEVKEMAIATYKALKCSVYSRVDMIVSEGVPYVLEVNTLPGLTKNSLFPKSAKGLGIEFPQFLDLIIEGSLKVRK encoded by the coding sequence ATGAAAATAGGAGTTATTATGGGAGGAATTTCTTCAGAAAGAGAAATTTCACTTCAATCTGGTAAGGCAGTAGTAGATAGTTTAGATAAAAATAAATATGAAATAGTAGCTATAGATATAAGAAATAAAGAGGAGTTAGTAGAGAAGGTTAAAGGAATAGACTTTGCTTTCCTAGCACTTCATGGTAGATTTGGTGAAGATGGAACTGTTCAATCAGTACTTGAAACTATGGGAATACCTTACTCAGGCTGCAACCCATTAAGTAGTGGAGTTTGTATGGATAAGGATATGACCAAGAAGGTGCTAAAAGCTTGTGGAATAAGAACTGCAAAGTGGTTTACAGTTTCTGCAGTAGATGAAATAGATTTTGATATGATAGAAAGCTTTGGATATCCAGTTGTAGTAAAACCTAATAGTGGTGGTTCTTCAGTTGCAACATTTATATTAAGAAATAAAGAAGAAATAAAAGATGCTGTACGAGAAGGTTTAAAATGGGATAACGAAGTTATGATAGAACAATATATAAAAGGTGATGAGATAACTTGTCCAATAATGGACAATAAGTTATTCCCTGTACTTGCAATTAAACCTAAATCAGATTTCTTTGATTTCACATCAAAATATGCTGATGGAGGAGCTGACGAGTTTATAGTTGAACTTGAACCAAAGCTACACAAAGAAGTTAAAGAAATGGCTATTGCCACATATAAAGCGTTAAAATGTAGCGTATATTCAAGAGTAGATATGATAGTAAGTGAAGGAGTTCCTTATGTTTTAGAAGTGAATACTTTACCAGGATTAACAAAGAATAGTCTTTTCCCTAAGAGTGCTAAGGGACTTGGAATAGAGTTTCCACAATTTTTAGATTTAATAATTGAAGGTTCATTAAAAGTTAGGAAATAA